A DNA window from Helianthus annuus cultivar XRQ/B chromosome 15, HanXRQr2.0-SUNRISE, whole genome shotgun sequence contains the following coding sequences:
- the LOC110909850 gene encoding protein LURP-one-related 15, translated as MAAQSGYPPANGITVVSPHFLAPYPVDLTIVKKLLTLSDGNFAITDVNGNVMFKVKGKHISLRDRRVLLDAAGNPILSFQKKLISVHNRWVVFRGDSSDSKDLIFTAKQSSLIQLKTSLDVFLGYNDKENVCDFKVKGSWFDRSCTIYAGDGATIIAQMHKKHTVQSIALGKDTFSVTVYPNVDYAFIVALVVILHEINEEKNDVE; from the exons ATGGCAGCACAATCAGGCTACCCTCCGGCGAACGGGATCACCGTTGTCAGCCCCCACTTTCTTGCTCCGTACCCCGTAGATCTAACCATCGTCAAGAAACTCTTGACTCTCTCCGACGGAAACTTTGCCATCACCGACGTTAACGGCAACGTTATGTTTAAAGTCAAAGGGAAACATATTAGCCTTCGTGATCGCAGAGTTTTGCTTGATGCTGCCGGAAATCCGATCCTTTCGTTCCAGAAAAAG CTGATAAGTGTTCACAACCGATGGGTGGTGTTCAGGGGAGATAGCTCGGATTCGAAAGATTTAATCTTCACCGCGAAACAGTCTTCTTTGATCCAACTCAAGACGTCTCTTGACGTGTTCTTGGGGTACAATGATAAAGAAAATGTTTGTGATTTCAAAGTCAAAGGCAGCTGGTTTGACCGATCATGCACCATATATGCTGGAGATGGTGCCACCATCATTGCTCAG ATGCACAAGAAGCACACGGTTCAAAGCATTGCGCTTGGGAAAGACACGTTTTCTGTGACGGTGTATCCTAATGTCGACTACGCTTTCATTGTTGCACTTGTTGTGATCCTCCATGAAATCAACGAAGAGAAAAATGATGTAGAGTAA
- the LOC110909849 gene encoding protein LURP-one-related 10: MAESTSPPVRERTDPIAVVSRNLHSRYPKMLIISNTELSLNDGGYEVYAKDNVIFNFKFKSSFFGPRVLLDADGNTILTFVQKKLTFGTKWIVFRGNSTKSNDIIFCTKRSSDIYPEQLDVFMGDEETEDYCDFKIKGNWFDQSCTIYGTDGFTSIPGNPDIAKMIMMNPKHLSIGQEKFGVLIYPEVDHAFIVALVLIMKLTRDIDLRKHCSHGW; the protein is encoded by the exons ATGGCTGAATCAACCAGCCCTCCGGTACGAGAGAGGACTGATCCCATTGCGGTCGTGAGCCGCAACTTGCATTCTCGGTATCCGAAAATGCTAATCATCTCCAACACAGAGCTTTCTCTAAACGATGGCGGCTACGAAGTGTACGCCAAGGACAATGTTATCTTCAACTTCAAATTCAAGAGTTCATTCTTTGGTCCAAGAGTTTTGCTCGACGCGGATGGAAACACGATCCTAACGTTCGTGCAAAAG AAGCTAACTTTTGGAACTAAATGGATAGTGTTCAGAGGTAACAGCACAAAGTCAAACGACATAATCTTCTGCACCAAAAGATCTTCAGATATCTATCCAGAACAACTTGATGTCTTCATGGGGGATGAAGAAACAGAAGATTATTGTGACTTCAAAATCAAAGGCAACTGGTTTGACCAATCATGTACCATTTATGGTACAGATGGCTTCACTAGCATTCCTGGCAACCCCGACATTGCTAAG ATGATAATGATGAATCCCAAGCATCTATCAATTGGACAAGAAAAGTTTGGTGTGTTGATTTACCCTGAAGTTGACCACGCTTTCATTGTTGCACTTGTTTTGATCATGAAATTGACTAGAGATATTGATTTAAGAAAGCATTGTTCCCATGGATGGTGA
- the LOC118487332 gene encoding uncharacterized protein LOC118487332 — protein MHVGSHASIDWDAMEEIAETPRVRRFIPIDSPWHRLFDLAHTPTYRELLVEFISSFTFHPPGEPVPIPYPGAPPPPEVSFRLAGVQRSMTLAEFAVRSGLYMQEEIETEIYTAGLVVVEKPTLVGFWQVIAGADHWEHDKSKGRVSFVSDPLYRYLHHLLATSISARGYSREWCTTTDLFFLYCLLYRRPCALAHGLAQYFASGHHRQERGFLYGGAYVTVIARSFGLVPHQDPHLRTPAIMPTRMGMPSLWGMRVIKRFPVGPRFKNREGGVWREEDLPEHFEDVHPPADPADVVPVEDPPEDLDGAAGPQPPPPAGAPQFPRHAIRGGAPGAALHPDVLARLDRLDDLVGWLVRAEQDRREREGLPPIPLPPVRAPHQQQQPQQQHQPQQQHQDSDSDLDA, from the exons ATGCACGTTGGATCGCATGCATCGATCGACTGGGATGCGATGGAGGAGATTGCTGAGACGCCGAGAGTGCGTCGGTTTATACCTATCGATTCCCCGTGGCATCGTCTTTTTGATTTGGCGCACACGCCGACCTACAGGGAGCTGCTGGTCGAGTTCATTTCGTCATTCACATTTCACCCTCCTGGGGAGCCAGTGCCGATTCCGTACCCAG GTGCTCCCCCTCCGCCTGAGGTTTCTTTCAGGCTTGCTGGCGTTCAGCGTTCGATGACGCTAGCAGAGTTTGCGGTGCGCTCTGGTTTATACATGCAGGAGGAGATCGAGACTGAGATCTACACAGCGGGGCTAGTGGTGGTTGAAAAACCCACTCTTGTTGGGTTTTGGCAGGTGATTGCGGGGGCGGATCATTGGGAGCATGACAAGTCGAAGGGGAGGGTGTCGTTTGTTAGCGACCCACTATACAG GTATCTGCACCATTTGCTCGCCACTTCTATATCAGCGCGCGGCTACAGCCGTGAGTGGTGTACGACCACAGATCTTTTTTTCCTATATTGTTTGTTGTATAGGAGGCCGTGCGCGCTAGCACACGGTCTAGCCCAGTACTTCGCCTCCGGCCATCACCGGCAGGAGCGCGGATTTTTGTATGGCGGGGCGTACGTGACCGTCATTGCCCGTTCATTTGGCCTCGTACCACATCAGGACCCACATCTACGGACGCCGGCCATCATGCCGACGCGGATGGGTATGCCGTCGCTATGGGGGATGAGGGTTATCAAGAGGTTCCCGGTTGGCCCGCGGTTTAAAAACCGCGAGGGGGGCGTATGGAGAGAGGAGGACCTACCAGAGCATTTCGAGGACGTTCATCCTCCTGCAGATCCTGCTGATGTAGTGCCCGTGGAGGACCCTCCGGAGGATCTAGACGGTGCAGCGGGGCCACAGCCACCGCCACCTGCCGGGGCACCTCAGTTTCCACGTCACGCTATTCGAGGTGGTGCCCCAGGAGCTGCACTACATCCGGATGTACTAGCCAGGCTTGACAGGCTCGACGATTTGGTAGGTTGGTTGGTACGGGCGGAGCAggatagacgagagagagagggattacccccgataccgcttccaccggttcgagcaccacatcagcagcagcagccgcagcagcagcaccagccgcagcagcagcatcaggattcagattcggatttggatgcatag
- the LOC110909847 gene encoding uncharacterized protein LOC110909847, with translation MFQHLLGKVSHKALDLLHGEAIRRLDVLERFNSSCGCQMWHSCGLPCACRIEKYMREERPIQLEDIDVFWRKLNFQSCKLIDDSLDVVEELDVVRQQLQSHPPAQQKSLLSKIKAVLTPTKSTKKPPVVQQNTRGRPTTKQVQERLDEASRIDEELRRSSFGDANTCFEGSRQSKYDKPRHSSYVPSQASQQSVIRSQKPKATLSRSKSSKKKETRDDHGFPLIIGDEYVGIIERFKSDIPPVFHPYVSCIRDVMPDGHCGFRSVAVGLGMDQSSWGRIRRDLVQEMDQNESIWFPIFEAWAAGYFYTHRQGLIWDSVAGCGENHWMDFPFAGLLIAQTYGIGVHLLTTTMGASSTYFPILSPPANQQPLFITLTHVNENHFIHVKLEGDYPMPPAHGLWLTHRRPHTEQWEDMYLPRLEWYTSIMNPRPRSNPSLNYIDSYTEE, from the exons atgtttcaacacctacttggaaaagtatcccacaaagcccttgacttgttgcatggagaggcaattaggaggctagatgtcttggagcgctttaattcatcatgtggttgccaaATGTGGCACAGCTGTGGGTTGCCCTGTGCTTGTAGGATAGAAAAGTACATGCGTGAAG AGCGTCCGATTCAACTCGAAGACATAGACGTCTTCTGGCGGAAACTTAACttccaaagttgtaaattgatagACGACTCCCTTGACGTGGTCGAAGAGCTAGATGTTGTTAGACAACAATTACAGTCGCACCCTCCAGCTCAGCAAAAAAGCCTGCTTTCAAAGATTAAAGCGGTGTTGACTCCAACGAAATCTACCAAGAAACCACCGGTTGTCCAACAAAATACTCGTGGCCGACCAACAACAAAGCAGGTACAAGAAAGGTTGGACGAGGCCTCTCGTATAGATGAAGAATTGAGGAGAAGCTCCTTCGGTGATGCAAACACGTGCTTTGAAGGTTCACGACAAAGTAAGTACGATAAACCTCGCCACAGCTCGTACGTTCCGTCTCAAGCCTCACAACAGTCGGttataaggtcccaaaaacccaaagcgaccctaagccgttcaaagagttctaagaagaaagagacacgAGATGATCACGGTTTTCCTTTAATCATTGGGGACGAGTACGTGGGAATCATCGAACGGTTTAAGTCTGACATTCCGCCAGTGTTCCATCCGTACGTCTCGTGCATACGAGATGTGATGCCGgacggtcattgtgggtttcgGTCTGTGGCTGTGGGCTTAGGGATGGATCAGAGTTCATGGGGGCGTATTAGAAGGGACCTTGTCCAAGAAATGGATCAGAACGAATCGATCTGGTTCCCAATATTTGAAGCATGGGCTGCAGGTTATTTTTACACGCATCGTCAGGGCCTAATTTGGGATTCAGTGGCCGGTTGTGGGGAGAATCACTGGATGGACTTCCCCTTTGCAGGACTTCTTATTGCACAAACGTACGGTATCGGGGTGCACCTGTTAACGACAACCATGGGTGCGAGTTCCACTTACTTCCCAATACTAAGTCCTCCGGCTAATCAACAACCATTATTCATAACGCTTACACATGTTAACGAGAACCACTTCATACATGTTAAGCTGGAAGGGGATTATCCTATGCCACCAGCACACGGGCTATGGTTGACCCACCGAAGACCCCACACAGAACAATGGGAAGATATGTACTTGCCACGTCTAGAATGGTATACATCGATAATGAATCCTCGACCAAGATCAAACCCCAGTCTTAATTACATAGATAGTTACACGgaagaatga
- the LOC110911182 gene encoding uncharacterized protein LOC110911182: MATSKVTLKLFINKKEQRVLFAEASKDFIDFLFSLLVLPVGTVIKLSGNQHTLDGLAKLYESVSDLDNDYIQPNKNKDIILKPTSSVLFFSPHEVPLLPAEAFSKPSRDDDSYEDGYYYHPARRNARERGFVMGLVKYMVMDDLGVSPMPTFSTLLNKFIKDLDALEEKVINIGMNEGLELLKHSLNSKTVLTDVFLGEVIILNENMKRPKSSRN; the protein is encoded by the exons ATGGCGACTTCAAAGGTAACTTTgaaactttttataaacaaaaaggAACAACGAGTGTTGTTTGCAGAAGCTAGCAAAGATTTCATTGATTTTCTATTTAGTCTCCTCGTTTTACCAGTGGGCACTGTCATCAAACTCTCAGGCAATCAACACACGTTAGATGGGTTAGCTAAGCTTTACGAAAGTGTCTCAGATCTTGACAATGACTACATACAACCTAACAAGAATAAGGACATCATCTTAAAACCTACATCTTCGGTTCTATTCTTTTCTCCTCATGAAGTCCCTCTCTTGCCTGCTGAAGCGTTTTCAAAACCATCGCGTGACGACGACAGCTACGAAGATGGATATTACTATCATCCCGCTCGACGTAATGCAAGGGAACGAGGATTCGTAATGGGATTGGTGAAGTACATGGTGATGGATGATCTTGGTGTGTCTCCAATGCCAACATTCTCCACTTTGCTAAACAAGTTCATCAAGGATTTGGATGCACTAGAGGAGAAGGTTATTAATATCGGCATGAATGAg GGCTTGGAACTATTGAAGCATTCATTGAATTCTAAGACTGTGCTGACGGATGTCTTCCTTGGTGAAGTGATTATTCTGAATGAGAATATGAAAAGACCTAAAAGTTCTCGTAATTGA